In Clostridium sp. JN-1, one genomic interval encodes:
- a CDS encoding GtrA family protein has translation MDQLIKTMDSIFNGKFKVLSRFSTTGVLNTLIDFIVFMLCQSILGINYAISQVMGYSFGIINSFIFNKKWTFERGSSDKKIIHELAQFIIVNLISLIVTLFLIKYLVGSFNLNVYLSKIIVTLIAQVINFGSYKLWIFN, from the coding sequence ATGGATCAATTAATAAAAACCATGGATTCTATTTTTAATGGAAAATTTAAAGTACTGAGTCGTTTTTCGACCACTGGTGTTTTAAATACATTAATAGATTTTATTGTATTTATGTTGTGTCAAAGTATACTTGGAATAAACTATGCTATAAGTCAGGTTATGGGATACAGCTTTGGAATTATAAATAGTTTTATATTTAATAAGAAATGGACATTTGAACGTGGAAGTTCAGATAAAAAGATAATTCATGAATTAGCACAATTTATTATAGTTAACTTAATTTCACTTATTGTAACTCTATTCTTGATAAAGTATCTAGTTGGCAGTTTTAATTTAAATGTATACCTATCAAAAATAATTGTAACACTCATAGCACAAGTTATAAATTTTGGATCATATAAACTTTGGATATTCAATTAG
- a CDS encoding DegT/DnrJ/EryC1/StrS family aminotransferase has translation MKVNFFTPTREYLEKKDEFNKAISAVLESGSFIFGPQVSELEEEIKKYTGAKHAVGVASGTDALLLSSHALGFKDGKEVITSPFTFLASTSCIAKLNAKPVFVDIDEDTFNLDVNKIEEKINSNTAGILPIHLFAQMADMDKIMDIASKHNLTVLEDAAEAFGMQWKGSSNEYKHSGTIGDIGIYSFFPTKTLGGYGDGGMIVTNDDKLAETVKMLRVHGASKKYHYDYIGYNSRLDSIQAAVLLVKLKYIDNAIKQRQKAADWYKERLSDCEYITLPKIKGNQKPVYYAFNTLVEKRDELAAYLKENEIGTSIYYPIPLHLQKCFNYLGYKKGDFPIAEKLSTKVLALPIYPEITENEVDFVCKTIKKFYSK, from the coding sequence ATGAAAGTTAATTTTTTTACACCTACAAGAGAATACTTAGAAAAAAAAGATGAATTTAATAAAGCTATATCTGCTGTACTTGAGAGCGGAAGTTTTATATTTGGACCTCAAGTTTCAGAACTTGAAGAAGAAATAAAAAAATATACAGGTGCTAAACATGCTGTAGGCGTAGCTTCTGGAACAGATGCACTTTTACTTTCTTCTCATGCACTTGGATTTAAAGATGGAAAAGAAGTTATAACTTCTCCATTCACATTTTTAGCTTCAACTTCTTGCATAGCTAAATTAAATGCAAAGCCAGTTTTCGTTGATATAGACGAAGATACTTTTAATCTAGATGTAAATAAAATAGAAGAAAAAATAAATTCAAATACTGCAGGTATATTGCCAATACATCTTTTCGCACAGATGGCAGATATGGATAAAATAATGGATATAGCGTCTAAGCATAATTTAACCGTTTTAGAAGATGCTGCAGAAGCTTTTGGAATGCAGTGGAAAGGTTCCAGTAATGAATATAAACATTCTGGTACTATAGGAGATATTGGCATTTATTCGTTCTTCCCAACAAAAACCTTAGGCGGTTATGGTGATGGAGGAATGATAGTAACTAATGATGATAAGCTAGCTGAAACTGTTAAAATGCTTAGAGTACATGGTGCTTCTAAAAAATATCACTATGATTATATAGGATATAATTCAAGACTTGATTCCATACAGGCTGCCGTACTTTTAGTTAAATTAAAATATATAGATAATGCAATTAAGCAAAGACAAAAGGCAGCTGATTGGTATAAAGAAAGGCTTTCTGATTGTGAATATATAACACTTCCTAAAATTAAAGGAAATCAAAAACCTGTATACTATGCATTTAATACTTTGGTAGAAAAAAGAGATGAACTTGCTGCATACTTAAAGGAAAATGAAATTGGAACCAGCATTTACTATCCAATACCTCTTCATCTTCAAAAGTGCTTTAATTATTTAGGATATAAAAAAGGTGACTTCCCTATAGCTGAAAAACTTTCAACTAAAGTGTTAGCTCTTCCTATATATCCTGAAATAACTGAAAATGAAGTTGATTTTGTATGCAAAACCATTAAAAAATTCTATTCTAAATAA
- a CDS encoding response regulator transcription factor, with amino-acid sequence MRLLLIEDEIMLSNALAYILKKNNYIVDVAYDGSEGDEMAQSKIYDIIILDRMLPGKNGIEILKNIRNKKIETPVIMLTAMDSIDDRVEGLDNGADDYLIKPFDSKELLARIRALSRRHTDFIQDGSIKLSSLVFDPLKAEIECDGDKVKLTAKESQLLELLARNKNQVITKNQILDRVWGIDSDVEMNNNIEVYFSYLRKKLRNINSNVVIETIRGIGYCLKEV; translated from the coding sequence ATGAGATTACTTTTAATTGAAGATGAAATTATGCTTTCTAATGCACTTGCCTACATTCTTAAAAAGAATAACTACATAGTAGATGTAGCTTATGATGGAAGTGAAGGAGATGAGATGGCACAGAGTAAAATATACGATATTATAATTTTGGATAGAATGCTACCAGGCAAAAATGGAATTGAAATTTTAAAGAATATTAGAAATAAGAAAATTGAAACACCCGTAATTATGCTTACTGCTATGGATTCAATTGATGATAGAGTAGAGGGACTTGATAATGGAGCAGATGACTACTTAATAAAACCTTTTGACTCCAAAGAATTGCTTGCAAGAATAAGGGCGCTTTCAAGAAGGCACACTGATTTTATTCAAGATGGGAGTATAAAATTATCATCATTAGTGTTTGATCCACTTAAAGCTGAAATTGAATGTGATGGAGATAAGGTAAAGCTCACAGCAAAGGAATCACAACTACTAGAACTTCTAGCACGTAATAAAAATCAAGTTATAACGAAGAATCAAATTTTGGATAGGGTTTGGGGAATTGATTCAGATGTAGAGATGAATAATAATATTGAAGTATATTTTTCATATTTAAGAAAAAAACTTAGGAATATAAATAGTAATGTTGTAATTGAAACTATAAGGGGAATAGGCTACTGCCTAAAAGAGGTCTGA
- a CDS encoding glycosyltransferase family 2 protein yields the protein MHNIVYSVVVPLYNEELVVKESYKRLKDVMDTTCENYEIIFINDGSIDKTRNITEELCNKDEKIKLINFSRNFGHQCAITAGMENSVGKAVIVIDADLQDPPEVMLEMIKKWKQGYDVVYGKRAKREGESFFKKFTAKSFYRLLKNMTSIDIPVDTGDFRLIDRKVCNALNSLPERNRYVRGLISWVGYKQTFVEFVRHERFAGDSKYPLKKMMKLAFDGITSFSYKPLILSGYLGGLSFFIGFVSLIVSIIKNLLSGTSIINTGFAMSINFIMFGLLFSCIGIIGQYLGRIFDESKARPNYIIENIVSNRREQ from the coding sequence ATGCATAATATAGTTTACTCTGTAGTTGTTCCTCTGTATAATGAAGAACTTGTAGTTAAAGAAAGCTATAAAAGATTAAAAGACGTAATGGACACTACATGTGAAAATTATGAAATCATATTTATAAATGATGGAAGTATAGATAAAACTCGTAATATAACAGAAGAATTATGTAACAAAGATGAAAAAATAAAGCTTATTAATTTTTCCAGGAACTTTGGACATCAATGTGCAATAACTGCTGGAATGGAAAATTCAGTAGGAAAAGCTGTAATAGTCATAGATGCTGATCTTCAAGACCCACCCGAGGTAATGCTCGAGATGATTAAAAAATGGAAGCAAGGTTATGATGTTGTCTATGGGAAAAGAGCAAAAAGGGAAGGTGAATCCTTTTTTAAAAAATTTACAGCCAAATCATTTTATAGATTGTTAAAAAATATGACTAGTATAGACATTCCAGTTGATACTGGAGATTTTAGACTTATAGACAGGAAAGTATGTAATGCCTTAAATTCGCTTCCTGAAAGGAACAGATATGTACGTGGTCTTATAAGTTGGGTTGGATATAAGCAAACATTTGTTGAATTTGTAAGACATGAAAGATTTGCAGGAGATAGCAAATATCCTCTTAAGAAAATGATGAAATTAGCCTTTGATGGTATAACTTCATTCTCATATAAACCACTTATTCTTTCTGGTTATTTAGGAGGTCTTTCATTTTTCATTGGATTTGTTTCGCTTATAGTAAGCATTATTAAAAACTTATTAAGTGGAACCAGCATCATAAATACTGGTTTTGCCATGTCAATTAATTTTATAATGTTTGGATTATTATTTAGTTGTATAGGTATAATTGGACAATATCTTGGAAGAATTTTTGATGAAAGTAAAGCAAGACCTAATTATATTATTGAAAATATAGTTAGTAACAGGAGGGAGCAGTAA
- a CDS encoding metallophosphoesterase family protein has product MRIAVISDIHGNLEAMKTAYLDILEREADSIICLGDLTGYGPYPNEVIDFIREKRIMVVLGNYDASVVEKSFKYIKNNDINKLCMPWAASQLSSENVEYLKSLPQSLILKCNGIEIHFVHGSYRNINEYLNEDYDKLDEVMEEFNGDILVCGHTHIPYKKSFGDKLLINDGSIGKPKIGRPNGTYIILDTSKKGLRVEFIEFEYNHEKTIEAMKEKKLHTACIENIMTGAE; this is encoded by the coding sequence ATGAGAATAGCAGTCATATCAGATATTCATGGTAACTTGGAAGCAATGAAAACTGCATATTTAGATATACTAGAAAGAGAAGCAGACAGCATAATATGCCTTGGAGATTTAACAGGATACGGACCTTACCCTAATGAAGTGATAGATTTTATAAGAGAAAAGAGGATAATGGTTGTACTTGGAAATTATGATGCTTCTGTAGTTGAAAAAAGCTTTAAATATATAAAGAATAATGATATTAATAAACTTTGTATGCCGTGGGCAGCAAGTCAATTGAGCAGTGAAAACGTAGAATATTTAAAGTCACTTCCACAGAGTTTAATCTTAAAATGTAATGGTATTGAAATTCATTTTGTACATGGAAGTTATAGAAATATAAATGAATATTTAAATGAAGATTATGATAAGCTAGATGAAGTCATGGAAGAATTTAATGGTGATATACTGGTTTGTGGACATACACATATACCATATAAAAAATCATTTGGAGATAAACTCTTGATAAATGATGGAAGTATTGGAAAACCTAAAATAGGCAGACCTAATGGAACTTATATTATACTTGATACAAGTAAAAAAGGTTTGCGAGTTGAATTTATAGAATTTGAATATAATCATGAAAAAACCATAGAAGCTATGAAAGAGAAAAAATTACACACAGCTTGCATAGAAAATATAATGACAGGTGCGGAATAA
- a CDS encoding M48 family metallopeptidase — translation MSKKLLFITSLIIILFIIFVFSVKITENVNDAELMNDYTYQSENKGTKLIQKPAKKAIEYHRIIVNQWLIRLSLSFVIPLIFLTSGLSSGIRNWAFKRTSIVFFAFLIYFLIYSIITTALELPLNYYSTFTLKHIYGLSNQTFFKWTSDFLKSFIITTSAGSLFIYFVYMLMKRLPNSWWFYLGILMIPILAFVTFISPMYIDPLFNKYQKVQDVNLENKIHSELKRAGIENCNVYEVYKSADTNEMNAYMTGVLNSKRIVIWDTTIKKLTDRETLCVLAHEMGHYVMNHIWKSIVLGGILSIFIFYIVNKAAIFVINNSNFGFSQIHDTASLPLLIILLNLFVFIITPAINSYSRYTEFEADRFELELTKDNEAAVSSTIKLHQNSLILPSPGVVYKLWNYDHPTFEERVKFANDYKPWEYGEPLKYEKYINK, via the coding sequence ATGTCAAAAAAACTTTTATTTATAACTAGTTTGATTATAATTCTTTTTATTATTTTTGTATTTAGCGTAAAGATTACAGAAAACGTAAATGATGCTGAGCTTATGAATGACTATACATATCAAAGTGAGAATAAAGGTACTAAGCTTATTCAGAAGCCAGCAAAAAAAGCTATTGAGTACCATAGAATAATAGTAAATCAATGGCTCATAAGACTTTCATTAAGCTTTGTAATACCATTAATATTTTTGACTTCAGGGCTTTCATCTGGTATTAGAAATTGGGCGTTTAAAAGAACAAGTATAGTATTTTTTGCATTTTTGATATATTTCCTAATTTACAGCATTATAACCACAGCACTAGAGCTGCCTCTCAATTATTATAGTACATTTACATTAAAGCACATATATGGACTTTCAAATCAGACATTTTTTAAATGGACTTCAGATTTTTTGAAAAGTTTTATAATTACAACTTCTGCAGGTTCACTTTTTATTTACTTTGTTTATATGTTAATGAAAAGACTGCCAAATTCGTGGTGGTTTTACCTTGGAATTCTTATGATACCAATATTGGCATTTGTAACTTTCATAAGTCCTATGTACATTGATCCTCTTTTTAATAAGTATCAGAAAGTACAAGATGTAAACTTAGAAAATAAAATACATTCTGAGCTCAAAAGGGCAGGAATAGAGAATTGTAATGTATATGAAGTTTATAAAAGTGCTGACACAAATGAAATGAATGCATACATGACTGGAGTTTTAAATAGCAAGAGAATAGTAATATGGGATACGACAATTAAAAAGCTTACGGACAGGGAAACACTGTGCGTATTGGCACATGAAATGGGACACTATGTTATGAATCATATTTGGAAAAGCATAGTTTTAGGGGGAATACTATCTATTTTCATATTTTATATAGTAAATAAAGCAGCTATTTTTGTAATAAATAATTCAAATTTTGGATTCTCACAAATACATGATACAGCATCGCTGCCACTTTTGATAATATTATTAAATTTATTTGTATTTATAATTACTCCTGCAATAAATAGCTATTCAAGATATACAGAATTTGAAGCAGATAGATTTGAATTGGAACTTACGAAAGACAATGAAGCTGCGGTTTCATCTACTATAAAATTACATCAAAATAGTTTAATTCTTCCTTCACCAGGCGTTGTATATAAATTGTGGAATTATGATCATCCAACTTTTGAGGAAAGAGTTAAGTTTGCCAATGATTACAAACCATGGGAGTATGGTGAGCCTCTTAAATATGAAAAGTATATTAATAAATAG
- a CDS encoding glycosyltransferase family 39 protein yields MKKIKFTKERLAITVVLLISTILNFGNLAIEGYGNEYYAAGVKSMLMSFKNFFFVSFDPAGFVSIDKPPLGFWIQTISAKIFGFSGWSILIPQALAGVISIALIYYIVKRSFGHISGLISAICLAITPVFVAASKNNTIDNLLVVTLLIACLFLSKAAEKGKLKYLIISLALVGVGFNIKMLEAYMICPAIYITYLISSAVPAKQRIKHLIISTVVLVVISLSWAVTVDLIPSQNRPFVGSSTNNTIMELILGHNGLERLSRNSGGMGGGFNAGSQGQMRNFKNKSNDRTTTSQNNIHGNNHQGMTPPSGWQQNSKSHQNMPEGPDGQRLNNSSPGSGGPSGANGLSGNFGGQTQSGFTRLFSKNVLSDQIIWFLPLSFLGFIAAAIVEKLKFPFNDKKKLDLILWIAWLVPEFIYFSFTKGLFHQYYLTMMAPPIAALSGIGLTSMWKLYKQSGIKSWLLPISFIVEGLVNLLMLSYFNTIPTTIKYMIITAIVLCFASSIFLILYKAAKKKSLNSEENKINFSKIFTAIALIGILTTPAIGSAATLTHSVNGTMPAAGLELLTNGESDNRMIMGRENNTSNQKLIKFLDSHVTNEKYALVVSSSTSAEGIILESGKSIMALGGFSGSDKILNLNQFKEIVKKGEVRYVLTGGIGGRDSEDIMNWVQKNGKVVSESEWKETNNYEHIKNPSNSNNTKSNTKDQNSRFAGMGVMNNETLYDLKDTVK; encoded by the coding sequence ATGAAAAAAATAAAATTTACAAAAGAACGCCTTGCAATAACTGTAGTACTTTTAATATCTACAATACTAAACTTTGGCAATTTAGCTATAGAAGGATACGGAAATGAATATTATGCTGCAGGAGTAAAAAGTATGCTCATGAGTTTTAAGAATTTCTTTTTCGTATCATTTGACCCAGCTGGATTTGTATCCATTGACAAACCACCTTTAGGTTTTTGGATACAAACAATATCTGCAAAAATATTTGGATTTAGCGGATGGAGCATATTAATTCCTCAAGCTCTTGCAGGAGTTATATCCATAGCTCTTATATATTATATAGTTAAAAGATCTTTTGGACATATATCTGGACTGATTTCGGCTATATGCCTTGCCATAACACCAGTTTTTGTTGCTGCAAGTAAAAATAATACCATAGATAATCTTTTAGTAGTTACATTACTTATAGCTTGCTTGTTTTTATCTAAAGCTGCTGAAAAAGGCAAACTTAAATATCTCATTATAAGCCTGGCGCTTGTAGGAGTTGGTTTTAATATAAAAATGCTCGAAGCTTACATGATATGTCCTGCAATATATATAACATATTTAATTTCCTCAGCCGTACCTGCAAAGCAAAGAATAAAACATCTTATTATAAGCACAGTTGTACTTGTTGTAATATCCTTATCATGGGCAGTAACAGTTGACTTAATTCCATCTCAAAATAGACCATTTGTAGGTAGTAGCACAAATAATACCATAATGGAACTTATACTTGGACATAATGGATTGGAAAGACTTAGCCGCAATAGTGGTGGTATGGGTGGCGGATTTAATGCCGGCTCACAGGGACAAATGAGAAATTTTAAAAACAAATCAAATGATAGAACCACTACTTCTCAAAATAATATTCACGGAAATAATCATCAAGGTATGACACCACCATCAGGTTGGCAACAAAATTCTAAATCACATCAAAATATGCCTGAAGGACCTGATGGTCAAAGATTAAATAACAGTAGTCCTGGTAGTGGTGGTCCTAGTGGAGCTAATGGACTTTCAGGAAATTTTGGAGGCCAGACACAATCAGGCTTTACAAGACTGTTTTCTAAAAATGTTTTATCAGATCAAATAATTTGGTTTTTACCTTTATCATTCTTAGGATTTATAGCTGCTGCAATAGTAGAAAAGCTTAAATTTCCTTTCAATGACAAAAAGAAACTTGATTTAATACTATGGATAGCATGGCTTGTACCAGAATTTATATACTTTAGTTTTACAAAAGGATTGTTCCATCAATACTATTTAACAATGATGGCTCCACCAATTGCAGCATTATCCGGAATAGGACTCACTTCAATGTGGAAGCTTTATAAACAAAGTGGAATTAAATCATGGCTATTACCTATATCATTTATTGTAGAAGGATTAGTAAACCTACTCATGTTATCATACTTTAATACTATACCAACTACTATTAAATATATGATTATAACAGCTATAGTTTTGTGTTTTGCATCATCAATATTTCTCATATTGTACAAAGCAGCAAAGAAAAAAAGTTTGAATAGTGAAGAAAACAAGATCAATTTTTCCAAGATATTTACAGCTATTGCTCTTATAGGTATTCTGACTACACCTGCAATTGGCTCTGCTGCCACTCTAACTCATAGTGTAAATGGAACTATGCCTGCTGCAGGATTGGAACTTTTGACAAATGGTGAATCAGATAATCGTATGATAATGGGACGTGAAAATAACACTAGTAATCAAAAACTCATAAAATTCCTAGATAGTCATGTTACAAATGAAAAATATGCACTTGTTGTATCAAGTTCTACTTCTGCTGAAGGCATAATACTTGAAAGTGGCAAGAGCATTATGGCTCTTGGAGGTTTCTCTGGCTCAGATAAAATATTAAATTTAAATCAGTTTAAAGAGATAGTTAAAAAAGGTGAAGTAAGATATGTACTCACAGGAGGCATTGGAGGAAGAGATTCAGAAGATATTATGAACTGGGTTCAGAAAAATGGAAAAGTAGTTTCAGAAAGTGAATGGAAAGAAACTAATAATTACGAACATATTAAAAATCCATCAAATAGTAATAATACTAAAAGTAACACAAAAGATCAAAATTCGAGATTTGCTGGAATGGGCGTCATGAATAATGAAACACTATATGATTTAAAAGATACTGTAAAATAA
- a CDS encoding DegT/DnrJ/EryC1/StrS aminotransferase family protein — MNKKIPFSPPDIGEDEINAVVEVLKSGWITTGPKCAEFEKKIAKYCNSDKSLAVNSNSAGLELILKEFDIKAGDEVITTPYTYTATASASIRRGIKPKLVDIEKDSFLIDLEKLADAITPKTKAIYTVDVAGVPIDYDAIHKILKDKNREDIIFVSDSAHSFGAKYKGKRVGSQADFHVFSFHAVKNFTTAEGGAITFNDNAKFGKRDLYKDFKLESLHGQSKDALSKMQAGAWKYDIVTDGGKCNLTDICAAIGLAQFPRYEGMLKKREAVFDLYTKFLQEKDWAILPFKKDDIRETSYHLFLLRIKGFSEEQRNEVIKALAAKDIATNVHYTPLPMFTLYKNLGYDIKDYPNAYNHYANEISLPVYSLLELEDAEYVVKELISAVEKIIK; from the coding sequence ATGAATAAAAAAATACCATTTTCACCGCCAGATATAGGTGAGGACGAAATAAATGCAGTTGTAGAAGTTTTAAAATCAGGATGGATTACTACAGGTCCAAAATGTGCTGAATTTGAAAAAAAGATTGCTAAATATTGTAATAGTGATAAGTCACTAGCTGTAAATAGTAATTCTGCTGGACTAGAACTTATATTAAAGGAATTTGACATAAAGGCTGGAGATGAAGTTATAACTACTCCTTATACTTATACTGCAACAGCAAGTGCATCTATACGCAGGGGAATAAAACCAAAACTTGTAGATATAGAAAAGGATTCTTTTTTAATTGATTTAGAAAAATTGGCAGATGCTATAACACCTAAGACAAAAGCTATATATACAGTAGATGTTGCAGGTGTACCTATAGATTATGATGCCATTCACAAAATATTGAAGGATAAAAATCGTGAAGATATAATTTTTGTATCAGATTCTGCACACTCTTTTGGTGCAAAATATAAAGGCAAACGAGTTGGTTCTCAAGCTGATTTCCACGTTTTCTCATTTCATGCAGTAAAAAATTTCACTACTGCTGAAGGCGGTGCAATAACATTTAACGATAATGCTAAATTTGGTAAAAGGGACTTATATAAGGATTTCAAATTAGAATCCCTGCATGGTCAATCAAAAGATGCACTTTCAAAAATGCAAGCAGGTGCATGGAAATATGATATAGTTACAGACGGAGGTAAGTGTAATTTAACTGATATATGTGCAGCTATAGGTTTAGCACAATTTCCAAGATATGAGGGAATGTTAAAGAAACGTGAAGCTGTATTTGATTTATATACTAAATTCTTACAAGAAAAGGATTGGGCTATACTTCCATTTAAGAAAGATGATATCCGTGAAACTTCATATCATTTGTTCCTCCTTCGCATAAAAGGTTTTAGTGAAGAGCAGAGAAATGAAGTAATAAAAGCCCTTGCAGCAAAAGATATAGCTACTAATGTTCACTATACTCCTTTACCTATGTTTACACTTTACAAAAACTTAGGTTATGATATAAAGGATTATCCAAATGCATATAATCACTATGCAAATGAAATTTCCTTACCAGTTTATTCTCTTCTTGAGCTAGAAGATGCAGAATATGTAGTTAAAGAATTAATTTCTGCCGTAGAAAAAATTATAAAGTAA
- a CDS encoding ATP-binding protein — MFRKLKIELILINLILTSLLLITIFSGIYVLMKSNFDHSAYMRMDKTLEMEFIPKHEHEERSLGPMSFIIKTDKNGNIIEVMSNFELTNDESKTLVNKVFKSQIERGSVSYDNFSLRYIKVPKDYGFIIVFQDKSFDNAALHSLVIISIVVCVVSLIIVFIISLFLSNIALKPIINVWEKQKAFVADASHELRTPLSVIRTSLDLVLDNRDETVESQSKWLGNIKIETERMTNLIEDLLFLARSDSGKDTFVTSKFDLSSAVIKSISSFEPIAMQHEIKLESNILQNVRFNGNEGRINQLMVILIDNAIKHTPKGGSIKVIMSMIKNKIEISVSDTGEGIEEKYLDKIFERFYKIDKSRARREGHFGLGLSIAKTIVEEHKGDISVSSVPKEGSTFKVAFHIS, encoded by the coding sequence ATGTTTCGTAAATTGAAAATAGAACTCATATTGATTAACTTGATATTAACAAGTTTACTACTTATAACTATATTTTCAGGTATATATGTACTTATGAAAAGCAACTTTGATCATTCTGCTTATATGAGAATGGATAAGACTTTAGAAATGGAATTTATTCCAAAGCACGAACATGAAGAGAGAAGTCTAGGACCAATGAGTTTTATTATAAAAACGGACAAAAATGGTAATATAATAGAAGTTATGAGCAATTTTGAACTCACTAATGATGAATCCAAAACACTTGTTAATAAGGTATTTAAAAGTCAAATTGAAAGAGGAAGTGTATCTTATGATAACTTTAGTCTTAGGTACATTAAAGTGCCTAAAGATTATGGATTTATTATAGTGTTTCAAGACAAATCATTTGATAATGCAGCACTCCATAGTCTCGTTATAATATCCATAGTAGTTTGTGTGGTTAGCCTTATAATTGTATTTATAATAAGTTTATTCTTATCAAATATAGCACTTAAGCCAATCATAAATGTGTGGGAAAAACAAAAGGCATTTGTTGCAGATGCATCACATGAATTAAGAACTCCCCTTTCAGTTATAAGAACAAGCTTGGATTTGGTATTGGATAATAGAGATGAAACGGTAGAAAGCCAAAGCAAATGGCTCGGAAATATAAAAATTGAAACAGAGAGAATGACTAACCTAATAGAAGATTTACTTTTTCTTGCAAGGTCTGATTCTGGAAAGGATACTTTTGTAACCTCAAAATTTGATTTGAGTAGTGCTGTTATAAAATCAATATCATCCTTTGAACCAATTGCCATGCAGCACGAAATAAAATTAGAATCAAATATTTTACAAAACGTGAGGTTTAACGGTAATGAAGGCAGAATAAATCAACTCATGGTTATTTTAATTGACAATGCAATAAAGCATACTCCTAAAGGAGGAAGTATTAAAGTAATCATGAGTATGATTAAAAATAAAATTGAAATATCAGTTTCAGACACAGGAGAAGGCATAGAAGAAAAGTATTTGGATAAAATATTTGAAAGATTTTATAAGATTGATAAATCCAGAGCTAGAAGAGAAGGGCATTTTGGTCTTGGATTATCTATTGCAAAGACAATAGTTGAAGAACACAAAGGGGATATTAGCGTATCAAGTGTTCCAAAAGAAGGTTCAACATTTAAAGTTGCATTTCATATAAGTTAA